From the genome of Nakamurella flavida, one region includes:
- a CDS encoding ABC transporter ATP-binding protein, with amino-acid sequence MAEVQYEEASRVYPGSPPVRAVDRLNLDIVDGEFLVLVGPSGSGKSTALRMLAGLEDVNEGKIIIGGRDVTHVPPKNRDIAMVFQSYALYPHMTVAENMGFALKLRGVNKAEIATKVREAAGLLDLEKYLDRKPKALSGGQRQRVAMGRAIVREPSVFLMDEPLSNLDAKLRVETRANIAELQARLGTTTVYVTHDQVEAMTMGHRVAVLKDGILQQVDTPRNLYDQPSNVFVAGFMGSPAMNLVTVPLTSEGAQLGETTVPLPRELMSEASSKGLKEVIFGVRPENFTLSGQGIPVTVDLVEELGADAFVHGHSPDGGRLVIRIDARQSLTQGSTIRATPTDPEHLHLFDPSTGLRLSSSRAVPADAVAGGSTSLSK; translated from the coding sequence ATGGCAGAGGTCCAGTACGAAGAGGCATCCCGCGTCTACCCGGGCAGCCCCCCGGTCCGCGCGGTCGACCGGCTGAACCTGGACATCGTCGACGGCGAGTTCCTCGTCCTCGTCGGCCCGTCCGGTTCCGGCAAGTCCACCGCGCTGCGCATGCTCGCCGGCCTCGAGGACGTCAACGAGGGCAAGATCATCATCGGCGGCCGCGACGTCACCCACGTCCCGCCGAAGAACCGCGACATCGCGATGGTGTTCCAGTCCTACGCGCTGTACCCCCACATGACCGTGGCGGAGAACATGGGTTTCGCGCTCAAGCTGCGCGGGGTCAACAAGGCCGAGATCGCCACCAAGGTCCGTGAGGCCGCCGGCCTGTTGGACCTGGAGAAGTACCTGGACCGCAAGCCCAAGGCCCTGTCCGGTGGCCAGCGCCAGCGCGTGGCCATGGGCCGCGCCATCGTGCGCGAGCCCTCCGTCTTCCTCATGGACGAGCCGCTGTCCAACCTCGACGCCAAGCTCCGCGTGGAGACCCGCGCGAACATCGCCGAGCTGCAGGCCCGGCTGGGGACCACCACCGTCTACGTCACCCACGACCAGGTGGAGGCCATGACCATGGGCCACCGCGTCGCGGTGCTCAAGGACGGCATCCTGCAGCAGGTCGACACCCCCCGGAACCTCTACGACCAGCCCAGCAACGTCTTCGTGGCCGGCTTCATGGGCTCCCCGGCGATGAACCTGGTGACGGTCCCGCTGACCTCCGAGGGCGCCCAGCTGGGCGAGACCACCGTGCCGCTCCCCCGCGAGCTGATGTCGGAGGCCTCCAGCAAGGGCCTCAAGGAGGTCATCTTCGGTGTGCGCCCGGAGAACTTCACCCTCTCCGGCCAGGGCATCCCGGTCACCGTCGACCTCGTCGAGGAGCTCGGCGCCGACGCGTTCGTGCACGGGCACTCCCCGGACGGTGGCCGCCTGGTCATCCGGATCGACGCCCGCCAGTCGCTGACCCAGGGCTCGACCATCCGCGCCACCCCGACCGACCCGGAGCACCTGCACCTGTTCGACCCGAGCACCGGCCTGCGGCTGTCCAGCTCCCGGGCCGTGCCGGCCGACGCCGTCGCCGGTGGCAGCACCAGCCTGAGCAAGTAG
- a CDS encoding DUF1490 family protein, with protein MPLGHLAGRAAAALASGIAGAIVVDRVKSGSGRRPLRGAAVAVTTWGIRARRSAETGAENVRLATGDIVAEARERVGEQAPPPTVGGTHGDHEH; from the coding sequence ATGCCTCTCGGACATCTGGCCGGCCGGGCCGCGGCCGCCCTGGCCAGCGGCATCGCCGGTGCGATCGTCGTCGACCGGGTCAAGTCCGGATCGGGGCGGCGCCCCCTGCGCGGGGCGGCCGTGGCCGTCACCACCTGGGGGATCAGGGCCCGCCGATCGGCCGAGACCGGAGCGGAGAACGTGCGCCTGGCCACCGGGGACATCGTCGCCGAGGCCCGCGAACGGGTCGGTGAGCAGGCTCCCCCGCCCACCGTGGGCGGGACCCACGGTGATCACGAGCACTGA
- a CDS encoding bifunctional alpha,alpha-trehalose-phosphate synthase (UDP-forming)/trehalose-phosphatase: protein MPITTPGTVSEPESDPSGTTGTGQVTHQAEMVIVANRLPFDLEQQPDGTTRARQAPGGLVTALAPILSRRQGAWIGWPGTPDVDLDPTENDGISLFPVRLSQAEVDDYYEGFSNDTLWPLYHDAVNPSTFDRSWWESYQAVNQRFAERAAEVAAPGATVWVHDYQLQLVPQMLRRLRSDVRIGFFLHIPFPPVELFMRLPWRQQIITGLLGADLIGFHLPGGARNFVRLAKSLVGVSTTGTTTMQFDGRTIRAGAFPISIDSAGQASLAATPEVHETARQLRKDLGNPAKIILGIDRLDYTKGIDVRLQAFEELLLAGDPSVQDAVMIQVATPSRERIGSYIRMREDIERRVGAINGNHGRIGRPAVHYLHQSLPREELAAFYVAADVMTVTPLRDGMNLVAKEYVACRVDGGGVLLLSEFTGAARELRTALLVNPYDTDGVKEGLRTSLTMPTVDARRRMRAMRRQVLTHDVDRWAAAFLSELEGTRDVLAEAAGRLSEDVVAAISQISETERLLAATDFDGCLAPIVDDPASARALPESLQALQTLAAIPGTVVAVVSGRALSVLTELLGETANLQLVGSHGAETGAGEGATPGRPGSAMTEEEGRRLTRLRLELQQITAEYPKVRLELKPTGIAVHLRGLDDREAAAVAELIEEPASWQGVHLLRGKKVLELTVVTTDKGRALRRLSREFHCTATLYIGDDITDENAFGVLTAPDLGIKVGNGRTAADVRIADPNRVADVLRVLASSRQRAAARRSQDAAQGDGES, encoded by the coding sequence GTCCGACCCGAGCGGGACGACCGGAACCGGGCAGGTGACCCACCAGGCCGAGATGGTCATCGTGGCCAACCGCCTCCCGTTCGACCTCGAACAGCAGCCCGACGGCACCACCCGTGCCCGGCAGGCGCCGGGCGGTCTGGTCACCGCCCTGGCCCCGATCCTGTCCCGCCGCCAGGGCGCCTGGATCGGCTGGCCGGGAACCCCCGACGTCGACCTGGACCCCACCGAGAACGACGGCATCAGCCTGTTCCCGGTGCGGCTGTCCCAGGCCGAGGTGGACGACTACTACGAGGGTTTCTCCAACGACACCCTCTGGCCGCTCTACCACGACGCGGTCAACCCCTCCACGTTCGATCGCAGCTGGTGGGAGTCCTACCAGGCGGTCAACCAGCGGTTCGCCGAACGAGCCGCGGAGGTCGCCGCGCCCGGTGCGACGGTGTGGGTGCACGACTACCAGCTGCAGCTCGTCCCGCAGATGCTCCGGCGGCTGCGGTCGGACGTGCGGATCGGCTTCTTCCTGCACATCCCGTTCCCGCCCGTCGAGCTGTTCATGCGGCTGCCGTGGCGGCAGCAGATCATCACCGGCCTGCTCGGGGCCGACCTCATCGGTTTCCACCTCCCCGGCGGGGCGCGCAACTTCGTCCGGCTGGCCAAGTCGCTCGTCGGGGTGTCCACCACCGGGACGACGACCATGCAGTTCGACGGCCGCACCATCCGGGCCGGCGCGTTCCCCATCTCCATCGACTCCGCCGGGCAGGCCTCGCTCGCCGCCACCCCCGAGGTGCACGAGACGGCCCGCCAGCTCCGCAAGGACCTGGGCAATCCGGCCAAGATCATCCTGGGGATCGACCGGCTCGACTACACCAAGGGCATCGACGTCCGGCTCCAGGCGTTCGAGGAACTGCTGCTGGCCGGTGACCCGTCGGTGCAGGACGCGGTGATGATCCAGGTCGCCACCCCCAGCCGGGAACGCATCGGCTCCTACATCCGCATGCGCGAGGACATCGAGCGGCGGGTCGGGGCCATCAACGGCAACCACGGCCGGATCGGCCGCCCCGCCGTGCACTACCTGCACCAGTCGCTCCCCCGCGAGGAGCTCGCCGCGTTCTACGTGGCCGCCGACGTCATGACGGTGACCCCGCTGCGCGACGGGATGAACCTGGTGGCCAAGGAGTACGTGGCCTGCCGCGTCGACGGCGGCGGGGTGCTGCTGCTCAGCGAGTTCACCGGTGCGGCGCGCGAACTGCGCACCGCGCTGCTGGTGAACCCCTACGACACCGACGGGGTGAAGGAGGGGCTCCGCACCTCGCTGACCATGCCGACGGTGGACGCGCGCCGGCGGATGCGGGCCATGCGCCGGCAGGTGCTCACCCACGACGTCGACCGCTGGGCGGCGGCGTTCCTCTCCGAGCTGGAGGGCACCCGGGACGTGCTGGCCGAGGCGGCCGGGCGGCTGTCCGAGGACGTCGTCGCCGCGATCAGCCAGATCAGCGAGACCGAGCGGCTGCTGGCCGCCACCGACTTCGACGGCTGCCTGGCCCCGATCGTCGACGACCCGGCCTCGGCCCGGGCCCTGCCCGAGTCGCTGCAGGCGCTCCAGACCCTGGCCGCCATCCCCGGGACGGTGGTCGCGGTGGTCTCCGGGCGGGCGTTGAGCGTGCTGACCGAGCTGCTCGGTGAGACCGCCAACCTGCAACTGGTCGGCAGCCACGGCGCGGAGACGGGCGCCGGGGAGGGCGCCACCCCCGGCCGGCCCGGGTCGGCGATGACCGAGGAGGAGGGTCGCCGGCTGACCCGGCTGCGCCTGGAGCTGCAGCAGATCACCGCGGAGTACCCGAAGGTGCGCCTGGAGCTCAAGCCGACCGGTATCGCGGTGCACCTGCGCGGCCTGGACGACCGGGAGGCCGCCGCCGTGGCCGAGCTGATCGAGGAGCCCGCGAGCTGGCAGGGCGTGCACCTGCTGCGCGGCAAGAAGGTGCTCGAACTGACGGTGGTCACCACCGACAAGGGCCGGGCGCTGCGTCGGCTGTCCCGCGAGTTCCACTGCACCGCCACCCTGTACATCGGGGACGACATCACCGACGAGAACGCGTTCGGTGTGCTCACCGCCCCGGATCTGGGCATCAAGGTCGGCAACGGCCGGACCGCGGCCGACGTCCGGATCGCCGACCCGAACCGGGTCGCCGACGTGCTCCGGGTTCTCGCCTCCTCCCGGCAGCGGGCCGCTGCCCGCCGCTCGCAGGACGCAGCCCAGGGGGACGGCGAGAGCTGA
- a CDS encoding RNA-binding S4 domain-containing protein, with amino-acid sequence MDEVSITGEMIRLGQFLKLAGAVDTGAEVKDLLGDGLVTVNGEVDIRRGRQLHRGDVVGLDGKSVRIV; translated from the coding sequence ATGGACGAGGTCAGCATCACCGGCGAGATGATCAGGCTCGGGCAGTTCCTCAAGCTGGCCGGCGCGGTGGACACCGGAGCCGAGGTCAAGGACCTGCTCGGCGACGGACTGGTCACCGTGAACGGCGAGGTCGACATCCGCCGGGGCCGCCAATTGCACCGTGGGGACGTGGTCGGCCTGGACGGGAAGTCCGTCCGCATCGTCTGA
- a CDS encoding LacI family DNA-binding transcriptional regulator, with the protein MERHGSRPPATLASLAAELGVSRTTVSNAYNRPDQLSPRLRARVMEAARRLGYPGPDPVARSLRTRTAGAIGLLLAEQVSYAFRDPAAVAFLEGLALECDSARVGLLLVPATPGSDDIAAVSGAAVDGFVAYSMPDDDPYLTAALGRPVPAVICDQPFVPGVDLVGIDDRAASRQMADHLVRLGHRRVGVVCMRLGRVNRDGPVDLVRQENARYHVQRHRLAGLRQAFEAAGVAWDRIPVVERFDHTEDSGASAAAEVLALDPGITAVIATSDVLAVGVIRELVRRQQRVPQDVSVIGFDGIASAVEAGLTTMEQPVTDKGRHAGRLMMDPARSAQGRRITLPTTFVPGRTTAAPRH; encoded by the coding sequence ATGGAAAGACACGGCTCCCGGCCGCCCGCCACCCTGGCGTCGCTGGCCGCCGAGCTCGGTGTCTCCCGGACCACCGTCTCCAACGCCTACAACCGACCCGACCAGCTCTCCCCGCGGCTCCGCGCCCGGGTCATGGAGGCGGCCCGACGGCTGGGTTATCCCGGGCCGGACCCGGTGGCACGCTCGCTACGCACCCGCACGGCCGGCGCGATCGGTCTGCTGCTCGCCGAGCAGGTCTCCTACGCGTTCCGCGACCCGGCGGCCGTCGCCTTCCTGGAGGGGTTGGCCCTGGAGTGCGACTCGGCCCGGGTGGGGCTGCTCCTCGTCCCGGCGACACCCGGCTCGGACGACATCGCCGCGGTGTCCGGTGCCGCGGTCGACGGTTTCGTGGCCTATTCGATGCCCGACGACGACCCGTACCTCACGGCCGCGCTGGGCCGGCCGGTCCCGGCGGTCATCTGCGACCAGCCGTTCGTCCCCGGGGTCGATCTGGTCGGCATCGACGACCGGGCCGCCTCCCGCCAGATGGCCGACCACCTCGTCCGCCTGGGTCACCGGCGGGTCGGCGTGGTCTGCATGCGGCTCGGCCGGGTGAATCGGGACGGCCCGGTTGACCTGGTCCGGCAGGAGAACGCGCGCTATCACGTGCAGCGGCACCGGTTGGCCGGATTGCGTCAGGCCTTCGAGGCCGCCGGGGTGGCCTGGGACCGGATCCCGGTGGTGGAACGGTTCGACCACACCGAGGACTCCGGCGCCTCCGCCGCGGCCGAGGTGCTCGCCCTGGACCCGGGCATCACCGCCGTCATCGCGACGTCGGACGTGCTGGCGGTCGGGGTGATCCGCGAACTGGTCCGCCGGCAGCAGCGGGTGCCGCAGGACGTCTCGGTCATCGGGTTCGACGGGATCGCTTCGGCGGTCGAGGCCGGCCTGACGACGATGGAGCAGCCGGTCACCGACAAGGGCCGGCACGCCGGCCGGCTGATGATGGACCCGGCGCGCAGTGCCCAGGGGCGTCGCATCACCCTGCCGACCACGTTCGTCCCGGGCCGCACCACCGCCGCGCCCCGGCACTGA
- a CDS encoding trimeric intracellular cation channel family protein, translating into MPSASVLLLVLDLIGTFAFALNGALTAIRTAHVDIVGVITLGAITAVGGGIIRDVLLGALPPATFRDWRYLAVATAGGLLVFLFFRALSRIIRVIDVLDAAGLSLFAVTGAGRALQLGGGPAQAILLGAITAVGGGTLRDVLVGRVPGVLSSGLYAIPALVGAAIAVLGSSGGDGRLGLVAAVIAAAVCFGIRLVGLHFDLQAPRPRGLRPDVDRD; encoded by the coding sequence ATGCCCAGCGCTTCCGTCCTGTTGCTCGTGCTGGATCTCATCGGCACTTTCGCCTTCGCGCTGAACGGGGCACTGACCGCGATCCGGACGGCGCACGTCGACATCGTCGGCGTCATCACCCTGGGTGCGATCACTGCGGTGGGCGGCGGGATCATCCGGGACGTGCTGCTCGGTGCCCTGCCGCCGGCCACCTTCCGCGACTGGCGTTATCTGGCCGTGGCCACCGCCGGCGGCCTGCTGGTCTTCCTGTTCTTCCGCGCACTGTCCCGGATCATCCGGGTCATCGACGTCCTGGACGCCGCGGGGCTGAGCCTGTTCGCGGTGACCGGCGCCGGCCGCGCCCTGCAGCTCGGCGGGGGGCCGGCCCAGGCGATCCTGCTGGGCGCGATCACCGCCGTGGGCGGCGGCACGCTGCGCGACGTGCTCGTCGGCCGGGTGCCCGGGGTGCTGAGCAGCGGGCTCTACGCGATCCCGGCCCTGGTCGGGGCGGCGATCGCCGTGCTGGGCTCGAGCGGGGGTGACGGCCGACTCGGCCTGGTGGCCGCGGTGATCGCCGCCGCGGTCTGCTTCGGGATCCGACTGGTCGGCCTGCACTTCGACCTGCAGGCACCCCGACCACGGGGCCTGCGACCCGACGTCGACCGGGACTGA